The Eriocheir sinensis breed Jianghai 21 chromosome 21, ASM2467909v1, whole genome shotgun sequence genome includes the window TTTCTCGCGGACTTTTCTAGTTTCAGAgtcaatacacaaaacacagcgaGTCGTTCCAGGCCTCATGTAGTGTTTGCTTTCATGGGTACCAGTGTGGCGGCGGAAAGGCAGACACAGCGGCCTTCTCCCTTTATCTTACACAGAAAACcaataaacaaatgaatgaatatataaacCACGCCTAACACACAGACACAACGGCCTTCTCACTACATATAACACAGAATACCAATTAAAAAACTATTATATATAAAGTGCACGTAGTTAACCATTTTTCGCCTTAATTACACAATTTTTGGTAGGATTCTGTTCGGGGGCTGTGGTATATGACCTTTACAGTTTTCTGGGTATTTAGTGGAGGAAGATATTATAAGAAAGGCGTTAAGAGGGGGCGATAATTACACACGGGAACACAACAATACGGACCGTAAACACTTTTCTCGGAGTCTGCGAAGGTACGTCTGTTTTTTGTTGTGTACAGATGGTCGTTTTTCTTTATCTGCGACGTTAATATATACACCGTGCGACTGATAATTGGCTTGATTTCCAATAAGATAATTACGTATGCTACATTGCACGAttgcaggtgaggggaggagagggagaagggaggcactgggtagggaagagaagggaagaaggtagggaaggactGGGGATGATGGGGGGTGGTAtactgggaagggaaggagtatcaGGGAGGCACAAACAACGGGGCATTAAAATGTCATGCGGCGTTTGGGTCAGGGTGGGTTGTGGGcttggaggggtgaggggagggaagggggaggcacgTGGGAGGTTATAGAAGAAGGGTTCAGGGGGCGGCGGAGGAGGGGCATGGGTGGAGGTATAAAGGGAGGATGTGTTTAGGGGACCCGCAGCATACTTACGccagccgccaccttcacctcacctcacctgccgccctccccgccccgccatgGCCTCCTGGACCAGCTTGGTGCGTGTACTGCTAAGGCCTCCTGAAGGAACACCCGCGGCCACGCACACTGACTACACACACTGTACTTTATACTTAACGCTCTACACTACAAGACTCATCATGCACTACACTATCTTCACACTTTACATTACACCTTACAAACGCTACACATcaccatatcacacacacacacacacacacacattctctctctctctctctctctctctctctctctctctctctctctctctctctctctctctctctctctctctctctctctctctctctctctctctctctctctctctctctctctctctcacacacacacacacacacacacacacatcacttacacaatccatcatcatcatcatcaccaccaccaccttcagaaACACTAAACAAACGGACATGCACCAAATGCAACACCAAAATTCACACACTTAATCATTCATTTCACTGGTAATCAAATTATAATTTACTGATAAATGTATTCAGTGCTTCTACGAGTATAGTGACCAGTGTAAAGGAGACTAGcgcggtgtgtgtgcgtgcttgtgtgtgtgtgtgtgtgtgtgtgtgtgtgaaagagggtGTGTTGTGGTGAAAGGGCAGTGCATATAAATATACATCTGACCGGATGGTATATCCAAAGCAGTGGTAAATATAAAGTCTGTAATCATAACTAATCACCTGATTCCGCATTTTCTGTCTCGTGATAAACATTTAGCATGCAACACCACATTACCATTTCCGACCCTCATGTTCAAGAGGTAAGCACATCCGTGCAAGCCAACTTGTCACTGGTATCCCTTGTGGGTAACCCAGGACAATTACGCAAAGAATCAGTGGTTAGTGTGTTCATCGAAAAGATGGCTTTGTGTACCCCTTAAcagtttcttctttcttacaGGCGCTGTTGTCCGCACTCGCGGTTAGCGCGCTGAGTTCGCCACGGCCAGATGATAAAGAGTACAAGATTCCCCAGGTGGGCACGGGGCGCCGCTCCCAGTACTATGTTCTGCATAATGACGGCACCTTCAAGTACGGCTACGACACGGGCGAGGGCGCCTACGAGGTGGCCAAGCAGAAAACACCTCGTGTGCAACACGGAAAATTCGGCTACCGTGACCAGGATGGAAACGACGTTCGACTTGAGTATCAGGCTGGAGAGGGCGGATTCCAGCCCAGTGGCACCCACATCCCTTCCGCCAGCCCTGAGTTTTACGCCGCCCACGCCGAGGCCCAAGCCCGCCCGCCCTTCCGTGACCCACTTGCCGATTCCAATACTGACGCTTCATATGGCTTCCGGTTCGCCGAGGACGGACTCTCCCGCACCGAGCAGAGTGACGCCGACGGGAACGTTCGCGGCTCCTACGCCTACACGGACGAGGAGGGAAAAACCCGCTCCTACACCTACACTGCTGGCCGTGGTGTCGGCTTCGTCATCGAGGGCAGCGACCTCCCTCAGGCGCCGCTCGCCCCTGGCGACACTCCTGCTTCCACCAGGCTCTCCTCTGGTGCTggtgccgctgccgccgccgccgctgccgcctctTTCCGAGGATCAACCTCCCAAACTTCTCAGGCTCCAAGTGCCACATCATTCGGAGGCTCAACCTCTTTCGGTGCACTCCGTACCGGATTCCGTCAACCCACCGTTCAGAGCGGTGCTCATGGTGGCTCTGCCTTCCGATCTGCCACTGCTGTAGGATCCTATGGCTCTCGTCGCACTCCTGTGACTCAGACCAGTACTCATGGTGCCTCCACCTTCCATTCTTCCACTGCTTCTGGTGCCGGTGCCACTTATCGAGCTCCCACAAGTTCTCAGCGTCAGTCTACCACTTTCGGCGCGACAAAGTACACTGGCGAACTTGCCAACACTCGCACCTCTCTTGGCTCAGACGGCAGCCGCTCCTTTGCATATGAAACATCAAGTCATTCACGAAGTGAAGCCGAAGATTCAGACGACAACGTGGTGGGCAACTTCGATTTCGTGGCTCCCGACGATGGTCAGCGTCGTGCGGTTAGGTATGAGGCCAGCAGAGACACTGGCTTCATTGCTGAGGGTGCCCACATTCCTGTTGGCCCAGCAGTGCCCGGCGCCCCCAGCGGCCAACCCACCGGAAGAATCGTCCCCGTGCAGGAGGTGCCCTTCGTCGATCCTCTGGCTGATAGTGGCACTGACGCATCTTATGGCTTCGCCTTCGACTCCGAGCAGTATTCCCGCTCCGAGACCGCCGACGCCGACGGCAACGTGCAGGGCACCTACACCGTGGTGGACGACGACGGCACGCGCCGTACCTACCGCTTCCGCGCCGGCAAGGGCATCGGCTTCGAGACCGAGGAGGTGTCCACCTCTCGCGGCCCCCGGCCTTCTCGCCCATCTACAACTGCTGGTTCATCTTCATTCACCAGCACAAGTACAAGTGCCACTCACGGTGCGGCGTCTCCCAGCCCTGTGGTCAGCTACTCGTCCCCTTCTTCCGGTAGATTTAGTACGTCGTACAGGACGGGGTCCTCTACCGGGACAGGAGCTTCTTCTACAACAGGAACTTCCTTCGGAACGCGAACTTCCTTTGGTACGGGAACCTCCGCCGGTAGAGGATCGTCTTTTGGGGCGGGAACTTCCGCCAGGACAGGTACTTCCACTGTAGGGGGAACATCCTACAAGACGGGGGCCTCTGCCGGGAGAGGAGCATCCTTCCAGACAGGAACCTCCTACAGGACAGGAACTACCTCCAAGGTTTCGCACTCAGGTGCCTCCCCTCTGAGGAGCCCATTCACCCCCACGGCATCCAGGGAAGTGTTCCCAGGATTCCAGCTGCACCAGTACGACGCTACTGACAACAGCGACAAGTACGGCTACGTCCTGAAGTTTGACAGATAAACAGACCGAGAAGTTCAGTACGTCATGAAGACCATTATTTCCTCTGCGGCTCCAGCTCAACCAGACCCGCTTCTCTGACATCCTCCTGACTCCAGGAGCTGCTGCTCTGGTGGCCACACGCGCAGACCACTGGGGGACACACCACAAATACACGACGCTGCATGCTCCACACACATATTTCACCAAGGACCCTGTTTTTATGCCTTGTATGCCACTACCACGCATTTGCATTTTCCGTGTAGCAACGAAGTGTTTTTTACTTGTTAATAAATAATTCAATTGATATGCTGCATCCTTGACGCTtataatttacctaattttagcaTCATGATAAGTCTTTAAGTGACGAGCTGTGGATTTCACATAGGGACCTCACTGCAATCCAAATATGAGATTCGGCtgctgaaaaaacaacaacaacaaacatgaGACTCCACGCTTATGACTTTATGATTTATGCGTGTTGATGTGCACTTCCAACACCTTTGTGGCCGCCACTCCTGCACGCACACAACAACCTTCCATCACAAGCTACAGAAGTGTTGATAATAACTACAACAACATTAGtattgataataaaaaataatgatgataataataacaatcacaaCTCATTCCAAGCTTAGGCCACGCGGGCATGCCTCCTTCCTGCATACGAAGGCCTCCTCCGGGGCTAGGGATCATCCAAGCGcgacaaaaagaggaggaaagaattgcTTGAAGCTTTCCTTTGCTATTACTGGTAGGCTTCTGGGTGTAGTGTCTACCGTGTCTACCAAGGATCCGCCGCAGGTCAGAGATCAAATCCGGGACGAGGCTGAAGGCGCTCCAGGCCTGCCCAGCTACGTGCTTATCCTGTACTGCATTGTGGGGTTGGTCAACTAATTCATGTACCTCGAAAAAACGTGAGACCGGACCCGGATGCAGCAATCCGTCCAGTGTTACAGCATGAACCGCTGCACCTTCAACACGACGAGGATGAGGGAGACAACCGCCCTGGCAGTTTTTAACTTATATGTGTCCCTTGACTGTACCTGCTCCCACATAAATTAGAAGCCATTATTGTGTTGGCTTTAATTGTCCATCTTTTTATGATTAGAGACTTTCCTGTAATTATATTGCTGCAGTTCTAACGTTGAGAACTtactctgttattttttttttatattgtcacATTTGACAGCTTTCTTTAGACTATTTTATTTGAGACATGATAGTGACTAAAGAGGTGAAAAAGTGTTCCGATTTTAAAATGAAAGGTTTCTGAAAAATAAACGGAAGAGAAAAATTGTTTCCTTttcaataaacagatagatagataaataaatagatataacgatagataggtagagatcaAGAGAGACATAAGGAAAaagacagttagacagacagacacacacacacacacacacacacacacacacacacacacacacacacacacacacacacacacgtggcggtgtgctgtgtgtgagtggtctcatcctacccaaagatcggtactacgagctctgtgctcttccgtaggggaacggctggctgtctctcgagagacccgcagcagaccaagaggtgaattacacacacacacacacacacacacacacacacacacacacacacacacacaagggagaggaggaggaggaggaggggagaaaacacAATAAACACAGTAACAGGATAACACACGCACTTGGTAGTAACGAGAGTCAGGAAACACTACCGCATCGCATGAACACACGGCAGGAAGCATCACCGACCTGCATGAATAAGTGACGAGACAGTAGCACAAGCAGACGCCGCCAGGACCACAGTATCCATCACGCCGCCACTACACCAACAGGAAGATGGTGACGAAGGAGATAAAAACTACCACTGTTCATTTGCTCCGTACTAAAGTAAAAGAGGATAATGTAACTTTGGAGGCATGTTTCTAGGAAATGCGTACcacagttgaggaggaggaggaggaggaggagaaaaataacgaggaggaggagaaagtggaggatgagcaacagcagcagcaagagcaatcgaaggaaatgaaaaaagacaataggaagtggaggaagagagaagagaaaaaaggagaaagggaggagaggaggaaggagaaagaaaagagaagaagaagaaggaataaaaaggaggagaaggaagaagaaaagcaggaggagaaggaagaataaaagcaggaggaggaggagaggagaaggaggaggaggaggaggaggaggaggaggaggaggatcacgtTACCGAAATACAGAAGCAATAATACACCCCCCACCCACAAGCGGCCTTCACTGTGTCTCacaattgaggaggaggaggaggagggggagaatgagTGTCACCTGTCTGTACACCTGCCTACCTTGTCAAGTTACTTATCATTCAGGTGTGCAGACTTCAGGTTTCTCGTCACGGATGAAATGTGaattattctattttattatcgATGCGTGTTTTCTCAATAGTATcgatatatatattctctctctctctctctctctctctctctctctctctctctctctctctctctctctctctctctctctctctctctctctctctctctctctctctctctctctctcaactgggtCTCAcaacttttcctttcaattttcctAAACGACACTTGTTTCCGTCACACCTGTCAGGTACACACACATAAGTCAGGTGCTTTCCTTATCGAGCGCAGCCAAGAAATATCATCTTAACCCTCTTCGACCTCGACTGCCAAACATCACGTCCAATTTATAAATATGCAAGGCTGAGGCGGAGCACTGAGATGAGTTGCTTtgtaaataaaacagaataaaacggCCTAGAGCAGGAAGGCTTGTCGGGAAGGTGAGTGAGGTGCTTAAACACAGGTAtaggcaagaaaaaaagaaaaaaaaaaaaaaaaaaaaacaattattgcACACTTGAGAATTAGAAAATCGAGTTCCATttaattgtgtttgtgtgttgtgtatgtgtgtgcgtgtgttgcgtGCAGGGTGGGGAAGGCAAGCGTGTTAAGGAGGCGGAGTCCATACGGTGTGTcggtttgtttcctttttccttctttctaattaGCGATCACCGTTGACTCGAGTTTTTGTTCTCTGACTTCATGAGATTAACtaattcaccaccaccaggatAACACGAACAACCAGTGGCGTGGCGAGTTCTTAGGCCTTGAAAGTGGGTGGAAGTGGTGGAgtggtagaagggaagggaggtgggagaaggtggagggcggatggtgaggtgatggtgcatggtgaagggtggaggaaagggataggCAAAGGAGGTgggtggatggtggtggaggttagtgcatggaagaaggtggagggcggatggtgaggtgatggtgcatggtgaagggtggaggaaagggataggCAAAGGAGGTgggtggatggtggtggaggttagtgcatggaagagagacagaaaagagaaaggtggaTATGGTGtggtgaaggtgaagaggaaaaagggggtgGGAAGGAGTTATGGGGTGGGTTGGATATGAAGGTGGAAGGTGATGGAGGTTAGTGAATGGAAGGGACAAGAGAGAAGGGTTATAGAGATGATATGGTtgaggtgaagaggaaaaaagaggtggaGCGGGTGGCAGATGTTATTGGGGTGGTCTGGAAAAGAGGAATGGGTAGTGATGGTCATATGtttgggaagagaagaaagaaaggtgatGGGGAGAGTGtggtgaggatgaggaagaaaaagggggtgGACTGGTGGCAGATGTTATTGGGGTGGtctggaaaagaagaggaatgggtaGTGATGGTCATATGTTtgggaagagacggaagaaaggtgATGGGGAGAGTGtggtgaagatgaggaagaaaaagggggtgGACTGGTGGTAGAGGTTATTGGGGTGGGTTGAAAAAGAAGAGGGCTGGGTAGTAGCGGTCATTTGGTtggaagaggcagaaaaaagaagggtgatggagatggtgtgaTGGCTTAATCTACTTCTGTGTAACAGCTTCCATGTATTAGTGTCTTCCGTTTTATGCCTTTCGTTAGAATTCGTTATATTacctttcctactcttttttttctgtctctaccGTGTATTGctagccttccttccctcctccctcccttctttctttcattcttttctttcatgaattATTTCGTTGTCCCTTCCAAGCATTATCTCAACCTTAGATAACTTTTACTCTTCCACAATAATACATTCATATTCATATGCTCATTTTGTTCCTTTAACCCAAACCATAAATTGCATTCCATatatacctctttttttctcgctGTTATCAATCactgtcttcttttctccttcctaccttctccgcCTCCCTTTGGCCTTGAAGAACGGAAAAGGGATCATTACCTTCCACTTTGTTGCGAGATGTTTCAGGTTTTACGAATGTATGTTTTCTTTCAAGGCCTCGAACCTGCTTCCTCGTCACGCTAGcagcatcccttccccctcctcccttccagccTCCATCAAGAGTACAGCACCACTTTAGCCACGCTTCATCGGCCGATATCCGAGAATACATCGATGCTAAACAGAATATGCAAATACCCTTCCGTCATTGTTTTTTACCCCGTCACGCACTGCGCCCTCCTTCGCCCTGCCTCTTCGGGGCGGGAGAGGCGGATCGGGCGAGTGTTCTTCCAGGATGCAGATAAGTCTTCATCCGTAGCGACCCTCTTTGTCGAGTCGCTGCAGTGCGTGACGAATGGCTTCTGGTGCGCCTTAATTCCTAGGAAGCCTGGGAGTCCGTGTCCAGAGCCAGTGTTCTCAGGAGCTTTTGGCTCTtgtaacaaatatttccaaagcccacaaaaattagtcgagttctcattaGTGTTTTCACGTTAATGGTACAGaaatcttgtcaaactatcctagACTTATAAAACTACCATGGAAATATCCATAACCACTACggaagccttatcatatgtgagTGTGCAGgccccgaaacgtttgagaatatgggcccacCTTAATTTTTTTTGTCTCGGGTCCTTCAAGGGATCCTGCAGACTCACTTCTTCCACACATCGAAGGTCGGACGGACGCTTCCCCTCGCCCACTGTTTGGCTTCAATCTAACTTCATCACGACAAGCAACATAAAAAATGTTCCCCGCAAGAAATAATAGTTTGAGATAAGTTTTTATCTTGGGAATATTATCGTTCCAGACGTGAAGAAGCGCTGACTCACGCAATTCAGAAATTATTGGGATACTCCTATCTCGAAATAGGAGAGAGTGGGTGAAGGCAGGCGAGGAGGATCTGGATCAGAGCATAGCGGGTCGGATTGCAAGGTCGTGGTCGGGTGTGGGGTATATAAGACGCTGACGGCGCTCTGATTCCTCACACCGCGGCCACCTGCCCAGCCCACCTCAGCATGGCTCGATGGACTAGCTTGGTAAACACTCAGTTCCTTCTCATTTGCAGCAGTGCTAGACATAACACGACGAGTTTCATCAATCACCTCGTCGCCTTGAGTCACTATTGTTCTACTCTTCACTCCAGTAGATACATAACTAACATACCTATAAAGTAATGTTTTAGATAAAGCCAACTGCTTCGCATTATGAAAAGGTTATTATCATATCTCTTCAAGAAATATAGGGGACTCAGGAAGTATGGTTTATCTCAATTCTACAGGGCAGCGATACTGTCGGTGCCGATAGATATTAACATTGTTAGATTAGAGAGATCTTATATATTTTAGTTCAAGTCTGAAAATGTATTAGCGTGCCAGGAAGCAAGTTACTTTGCTAATAGctcaaacaaatataaattttCGTTGTTTAAATAGTTAAAAGATGGACTTCAAACGCCGGTGTGGACGGAGATCTGCCCTTTCACTGAACTCTGCGATTATactttactccttctcctcttcgccaTAACAGTGATGTCACATTTAGTTGATCAGCTCCTCCAGCCACCACTCACCAATTAAAACTGTTGACCGAATCGACCACCTTTACCTCACGGTGCTCATTACCAAAAACTATCTTTACTTACGCATCTACATTTACAACATTTCgaggccacaaaaaaaaaaaaaaaaaaaaaaaaaatcaaacttcgTC containing:
- the LOC127001701 gene encoding putative per-hexamer repeat protein 5, with protein sequence MASWTSLALLSALAVSALSSPRPDDKEYKIPQVGTGRRSQYYVLHNDGTFKYGYDTGEGAYEVAKQKTPRVQHGKFGYRDQDGNDVRLEYQAGEGGFQPSGTHIPSASPEFYAAHAEAQARPPFRDPLADSNTDASYGFRFAEDGLSRTEQSDADGNVRGSYAYTDEEGKTRSYTYTAGRGVGFVIEGSDLPQAPLAPGDTPASTRLSSGAGAAAAAAAAASFRGSTSQTSQAPSATSFGGSTSFGALRTGFRQPTVQSGAHGGSAFRSATAVGSYGSRRTPVTQTSTHGASTFHSSTASGAGATYRAPTSSQRQSTTFGATKYTGELANTRTSLGSDGSRSFAYETSSHSRSEAEDSDDNVVGNFDFVAPDDGQRRAVRYEASRDTGFIAEGAHIPVGPAVPGAPSGQPTGRIVPVQEVPFVDPLADSGTDASYGFAFDSEQYSRSETADADGNVQGTYTVVDDDGTRRTYRFRAGKGIGFETEEVSTSRGPRPSRPSTTAGSSSFTSTSTSATHGAASPSPVVSYSSPSSGRFSTSYRTGSSTGTGASSTTGTSFGTRTSFGTGTSAGRGSSFGAGTSARTGTSTVGGTSYKTGASAGRGASFQTGTSYRTGTTSKVSHSGASPLRSPFTPTASREVFPGFQLHQYDATDNSDKYGYVLKFDR